One Syntrophorhabdus sp. genomic window carries:
- the hydE gene encoding [FeFe] hydrogenase H-cluster radical SAM maturase HydE: MGGRVFCLTPQDTYQHKDSHCCGKDLLSGIFSAMAGEYTRDRALEMLGATDGALGELYRHADVVRKNHMGDDVYIRGIIEFSNICVNDCLYCGIRASNRNVARYVMSPDEILAIADTMGRFRQTTVVLQSGETPGIGDERLGLLIRRIKEATGLAVTVSVGNRPLETYRYWRECGMDRYLLRFETSDAALFARLHPGSSLGDRLRCLEDLKGLGVQTGSGFMIGLPGETVGVLADNILLCRRLDLDMIGIGPFIPHPDTPLCGTKNAYHDDPDMFFRALATLRIFNPDAHIPATTAFDAVFPGEGRNLALARGANVFMPNITPVRYKKEYLLYPGKPSVDEEPEECRTAAIARIESLGRRVGRGPGHSFKKKEQPGQR, encoded by the coding sequence ATGGGTGGCCGTGTATTTTGCCTGACGCCACAAGACACGTACCAGCACAAAGACTCCCACTGTTGCGGAAAGGACCTCTTATCAGGTATATTTTCAGCCATGGCAGGTGAATATACACGGGATCGCGCCCTTGAAATGCTTGGCGCGACCGATGGGGCGCTCGGAGAACTGTACCGGCATGCCGATGTGGTGCGGAAGAACCACATGGGTGATGACGTGTACATCAGGGGGATAATCGAGTTCTCCAACATATGCGTCAACGATTGTCTCTACTGCGGGATACGGGCCTCCAACAGGAATGTCGCCCGGTACGTGATGTCTCCCGACGAGATACTGGCGATAGCGGATACGATGGGCCGTTTCCGCCAGACCACCGTTGTCCTTCAATCGGGCGAGACGCCGGGGATCGGAGATGAAAGACTCGGGCTCCTCATAAGACGGATCAAGGAAGCGACCGGCCTGGCCGTTACCGTCTCCGTTGGCAACAGACCCCTCGAGACATACCGCTACTGGCGCGAGTGCGGCATGGACCGGTATCTTCTCCGTTTCGAGACGTCCGACGCGGCGCTTTTCGCGCGCCTCCATCCGGGATCGAGCCTCGGTGACCGGCTGCGCTGCCTCGAAGACCTCAAGGGCCTCGGGGTGCAGACGGGCAGCGGATTCATGATAGGGCTCCCCGGTGAGACCGTGGGAGTGCTGGCGGACAACATCCTGTTGTGCCGCCGTCTCGACCTCGACATGATCGGGATCGGCCCCTTCATCCCCCACCCGGACACCCCTCTGTGCGGAACGAAGAACGCCTATCACGATGACCCCGATATGTTCTTCAGGGCCCTGGCGACGCTGCGCATATTCAACCCCGACGCCCACATACCGGCAACAACAGCCTTCGACGCCGTCTTTCCCGGCGAGGGACGGAACCTCGCCCTCGCAAGGGGCGCGAACGTCTTCATGCCCAATATCACTCCCGTCCGCTACAAGAAGGAATACCTTCTCTATCCGGGAAAGCCTTCTGTGGATGAAGAGCCCGAGGAATGCAGGACCGCCGCGATAGCACGGATCGAGTCCCTGGGGAGACGAGTGGGACGAGGTCCCGGCCACTCCTTCAAGAAAAAGGAGCAACCGGGACAGAGATGA
- a CDS encoding tetratricopeptide repeat protein: MEKDRLLVTPALSLLTAGLLFCLCSCSLPRILVLNDPLTPREHIDLGVTYERSGELDEALKEYEKASRTLPVAYLYMGNVFFNKKEFSKAEEHYREAIDRTGDPRAYNNLAWLYFTTNRNLDEAEKLAGKAVELAPDKEEFKDTLQKIKEKTMTK; this comes from the coding sequence ATGGAAAAAGACAGGTTACTGGTCACTCCGGCTCTTTCCCTCCTGACAGCGGGCCTGCTCTTTTGCCTCTGCTCCTGCAGTCTTCCGAGGATACTCGTCCTCAATGATCCCTTGACACCGCGGGAACACATCGATCTCGGAGTGACCTATGAGAGATCGGGTGAGCTTGACGAGGCACTGAAGGAATACGAAAAGGCCTCACGGACCCTGCCCGTCGCCTATCTCTACATGGGCAACGTCTTCTTTAACAAGAAGGAATTCTCAAAGGCCGAGGAGCACTACCGCGAGGCGATCGACAGGACCGGCGACCCCCGGGCATACAACAACCTCGCCTGGCTCTACTTCACAACGAACAGGAATCTCGACGAGGCGGAAAAACTCGCGGGAAAGGCCGTCGAACTCGCCCCGGACAAAGAGGAATTCAAAGACACTTTGCAGAAAATAAAGGAAAAGACAATGACCAAATAA
- a CDS encoding cupin domain-containing protein: MKKQNVFSPIPSDIPDEIFETIAASGAVRIERIISRGQVTPQGSWYDDKRSEWVILLTGSADILFEGETDVVTLLPGDHILIPPHRRHRVTRTDDGEPTIWVAVYFA, from the coding sequence ATGAAAAAGCAGAACGTCTTCTCCCCCATCCCCTCCGATATCCCCGACGAGATATTCGAGACCATCGCGGCGAGCGGGGCCGTCAGGATCGAAAGGATCATCTCCCGGGGCCAGGTGACACCGCAAGGCTCCTGGTACGACGATAAGCGCAGCGAATGGGTCATTCTCCTCACGGGAAGCGCCGACATCCTCTTCGAGGGGGAGACCGACGTTGTCACCCTTCTCCCGGGAGACCACATCCTCATCCCGCCGCATCGGCGACACAGAGTGACACGCACAGACGACGGGGAACCCACGATATGGGTGGCCGTGTATTTTGCCTGA
- a CDS encoding CBS domain-containing protein translates to MKTAKDMLKEKKKDIWSIGPNKTVFDALKIMGEKEIGALMVIDDKGRVHGIVSERDYARKIILKGKTSAQTKVSEIMTPADKMFTVKPETSVEDCMVLITAKRIRHVPVFDNDKFVGLISIGDVVKSIISEKDMLIEHLSNYIAGKYV, encoded by the coding sequence ATGAAGACTGCAAAGGATATGCTCAAGGAGAAGAAGAAGGACATCTGGTCCATCGGACCGAACAAGACCGTTTTTGATGCGCTGAAGATCATGGGCGAGAAGGAGATCGGCGCACTGATGGTCATTGACGACAAAGGAAGGGTGCACGGGATCGTCTCCGAGAGGGACTACGCGCGCAAGATCATCCTCAAGGGAAAGACGTCGGCTCAGACCAAGGTGTCGGAGATCATGACCCCCGCGGACAAGATGTTCACGGTGAAGCCCGAGACATCCGTCGAGGACTGCATGGTCCTCATTACGGCGAAACGCATAAGACACGTCCCCGTGTTTGACAACGACAAGTTCGTCGGCCTCATCTCCATCGGTGACGTGGTCAAATCGATCATATCGGAGAAGGACATGCTCATCGAGCATCTGAGCAACTACATCGCCGGAAAATACGTTTAA
- a CDS encoding PA2779 family protein encodes MARRTLVYYLIAAMFIIGIAPRVDAAFLPSETIGIPHAQRDADIQKIQEVLEMKLVRQRLLDLGFSPEEIASRVSEMTDAQIHSFAQKLDDLRVGKDSGLGIVIAVLVIILLVILIINLTTGKKVVVTQ; translated from the coding sequence ATGGCCAGAAGAACCCTGGTTTATTATCTCATCGCAGCGATGTTCATCATCGGCATCGCCCCCCGTGTCGATGCCGCATTTCTTCCATCGGAAACGATCGGCATCCCTCATGCGCAAAGGGACGCCGATATTCAGAAGATACAGGAAGTCCTCGAGATGAAGCTCGTAAGACAAAGACTCCTCGACCTCGGTTTCTCTCCGGAAGAGATCGCGTCACGGGTCTCGGAAATGACGGATGCGCAGATCCACAGTTTCGCCCAGAAGCTTGACGATCTGAGAGTGGGCAAGGATAGCGGGCTTGGTATCGTCATAGCCGTTCTCGTTATCATACTGCTCGTCATTCTCATCATAAACCTCACCACGGGCAAGAAGGTCGTGGTGACACAATAG
- the hydF gene encoding [FeFe] hydrogenase H-cluster maturation GTPase HydF, whose amino-acid sequence MTDTTLNQTPRGSRLHIAIFGRRNAGKSSLINALTNQDIAIVSDVPGTTTDPVYKSMEILPIGPVVIIDTAGIDDVGELGRLRIEKALGVLNKTDLMLLVVDPAAGAGRFEEEVIEKAREKKVPVIIVVNKADLYPRFSTEEVLPGTALPVVAVSALTRQGIDELKMAMIREAPKDFMNPTILGDLISPGDTVVLVVPIDLAAPKGRLILPQVQTIRDILDHDGMAYVVKERELKGALAKLKDKPRLVVTDSQAFLKVAADTPKDVPMTSFSILFARHKGDLATLVEGAKAVENLVPGDRVLVSEACTHHRVEDDIGTVKIPRWLNQLVGGPLDYTWVSGLELPKDLSGYKLIIHCGACMINRKEMLHRLMVAKHAGIPVVNYGVLIAYVMGILERTLKPFPELTEVLEDDG is encoded by the coding sequence GTGACAGATACGACACTCAATCAGACGCCCAGGGGAAGCCGTCTCCACATCGCCATCTTCGGCAGGAGAAATGCGGGTAAGTCGAGTCTCATAAACGCGTTGACGAACCAGGACATCGCCATTGTTTCCGATGTTCCCGGAACCACCACGGACCCCGTCTACAAGTCTATGGAGATACTCCCCATCGGGCCCGTCGTCATCATCGATACGGCCGGTATCGATGATGTGGGAGAACTGGGCAGGCTTCGCATAGAAAAGGCCCTCGGTGTTCTCAACAAAACGGACCTCATGCTTCTTGTCGTCGATCCCGCCGCGGGTGCCGGCAGGTTCGAGGAGGAGGTCATCGAAAAGGCCCGTGAGAAGAAGGTGCCCGTCATCATCGTCGTCAACAAGGCGGACCTTTATCCGCGATTCAGCACTGAGGAGGTCCTTCCCGGCACCGCTCTGCCAGTCGTGGCCGTGAGCGCGCTGACCCGTCAGGGTATCGACGAGTTGAAGATGGCCATGATCAGGGAAGCGCCGAAGGATTTCATGAATCCCACGATCCTGGGAGACCTCATCTCTCCCGGCGACACGGTGGTGCTCGTTGTACCCATCGATCTTGCCGCGCCGAAGGGGAGACTCATCCTCCCCCAGGTCCAGACGATCCGCGATATCCTGGACCACGACGGCATGGCTTACGTGGTGAAGGAACGGGAACTGAAAGGAGCGCTGGCAAAGCTGAAAGACAAGCCGCGGCTTGTCGTCACCGATTCCCAGGCGTTCCTCAAGGTCGCCGCCGATACACCAAAGGATGTCCCCATGACCTCATTCTCGATACTCTTCGCCCGCCATAAAGGAGACCTCGCGACGCTCGTGGAAGGGGCGAAGGCGGTGGAGAACCTTGTTCCCGGCGACAGGGTGCTCGTTTCCGAGGCCTGTACACACCACCGCGTGGAGGACGATATCGGGACGGTGAAGATACCGAGATGGCTGAACCAGCTGGTGGGCGGGCCCCTCGATTACACCTGGGTGAGCGGTCTCGAACTGCCGAAGGACCTGTCGGGATACAAGCTGATCATTCACTGCGGCGCCTGCATGATAAACCGCAAGGAAATGCTTCATCGGTTGATGGTGGCCAAACATGCCGGGATCCCTGTTGTCAACTACGGGGTCCTTATCGCCTATGTCATGGGAATCCTCGAACGGACGCTGAAGCCCTTCCCGGAACTGACCGAAGTCCTGGAAGACGATGGCTGA
- a CDS encoding peptidase C39 family protein, translating to MKVLPFLCALILLLYACASGPAPLPEGAKVLSNVPFFPQEEYQCGPAALATVMNYWYARSGSTVRIGVDEIARAIYSPGARGILPTDLENYPRKKGFVTEQFTGSVSRLRESIDRGVPVILLVDYGGSIYRLDHFLVATGYTGNGIIVNSGRKERQVVPTSDLEEIWKKTGYWSLRLFPS from the coding sequence ATGAAGGTCTTACCGTTCCTGTGCGCCCTTATCCTTCTCCTCTACGCCTGCGCCTCCGGGCCTGCCCCACTTCCCGAAGGGGCAAAGGTCCTTTCCAATGTCCCCTTCTTCCCCCAGGAGGAGTATCAGTGCGGTCCGGCTGCCCTCGCGACGGTCATGAACTACTGGTATGCCCGCAGCGGCAGCACCGTCAGGATCGGTGTCGATGAGATAGCGCGGGCCATCTACAGCCCCGGGGCACGGGGCATCCTGCCCACGGACCTCGAGAACTACCCGAGGAAGAAAGGCTTCGTGACGGAGCAATTCACGGGTTCCGTGAGCCGTCTGCGTGAGAGCATCGACAGGGGGGTACCCGTCATTCTTCTTGTCGACTACGGCGGGTCCATCTATCGGCTCGATCACTTCCTGGTGGCGACGGGCTACACCGGGAACGGCATCATCGTGAATTCGGGCCGCAAGGAAAGACAGGTCGTCCCGACGTCCGATCTGGAGGAAATATGGAAAAAGACAGGTTACTGGTCACTCCGGCTCTTTCCCTCCTGA